In Streptomyces nojiriensis, one genomic interval encodes:
- a CDS encoding thioesterase II family protein, with translation MGGTGEGHCPDGGTATTTPARVLGTAAAPTTWLRCFHPKPAARYTLVCFPHAGGSASYYFDLSAALDPDIEMLVVQYPGRENRLFEEPAGSVAALADGVHEALRTRLPRRPAFFGHSMGGLIGFEVARRLESAGGTAPHLLVASASSAPSVRTDRLTSGGAGSEPGHEAEPEPDDAVLARIMGLGGTSDGVRQDPELLQLVLPAIRGDLRALSEYRVDAGAVVGCPVTVFVADGDVDVPLAEAGAWGAHTTATADVHVFEGDHFYFSGNPPKFLELLQDAVRHSHSGTQLI, from the coding sequence ATGGGCGGCACCGGCGAAGGCCACTGTCCCGACGGCGGCACGGCCACGACGACACCGGCGCGCGTCCTCGGGACCGCCGCCGCCCCCACCACCTGGCTCCGCTGCTTCCACCCGAAGCCGGCGGCCCGGTACACCCTGGTCTGCTTCCCGCACGCGGGCGGGTCGGCCAGCTACTACTTCGACCTGTCGGCGGCGCTCGACCCGGACATCGAGATGCTGGTCGTCCAGTACCCGGGGCGCGAGAACCGGCTCTTCGAGGAGCCCGCGGGATCGGTGGCGGCGCTGGCGGACGGCGTCCACGAGGCGCTGCGCACCCGGCTGCCGCGGCGCCCGGCCTTCTTCGGGCACAGCATGGGCGGGCTCATCGGCTTCGAGGTCGCCCGGCGGCTGGAGTCGGCCGGGGGCACCGCTCCGCACCTCCTCGTCGCCTCGGCCAGTTCGGCGCCCTCGGTGCGTACGGACCGGCTGACCTCGGGCGGGGCCGGGTCCGAGCCCGGGCACGAGGCCGAACCCGAGCCCGACGACGCCGTGCTGGCCCGCATCATGGGCCTCGGCGGTACGAGCGACGGGGTGCGCCAGGACCCGGAGCTGCTGCAGCTCGTGCTTCCCGCCATCCGCGGCGACCTGCGCGCGCTGTCGGAGTACCGGGTCGACGCGGGCGCCGTGGTCGGCTGCCCGGTCACCGTGTTCGTCGCCGACGGCGACGTCGACGTGCCGCTCGCCGAGGCCGGCGCCTGGGGCGCCCACACGACGGCCACCGCCGACGTGCACGTCTTTGAGGGCGACCACTTCTACTTCAGCGGCAACCCGCCGAAATTCCTCGAACTGCTCCAGGACGCCGTGCGTCACTCTCACTCCGGGACACAACTCATATGA
- a CDS encoding NADPH-dependent FMN reductase: MQQAVKVVGIGGSSRPGSTAELGLRVVLAEAARLGAQVALVSGADLVMPLYDPRVAACPPQARRLLDEVASADGVVLASPAYHGTVSGLLKNALDYTEELRGDPRPYLSERAVGCLSVGMGWQGAVTTLAALRDIVHALRGWTTPLGVAINSAAAGFGADGECSDPHIQQQLTAMAGQVVEFAQARRAHRALRADTVHA; encoded by the coding sequence ATGCAGCAGGCCGTGAAGGTCGTCGGAATCGGGGGGTCCTCCCGACCTGGCTCCACCGCGGAGCTCGGGCTGCGGGTGGTGCTCGCGGAGGCCGCCCGGCTGGGCGCACAGGTCGCTCTCGTCAGCGGCGCCGACCTCGTCATGCCGCTCTACGACCCGCGCGTGGCGGCCTGCCCGCCCCAGGCGCGCCGGCTCCTCGACGAGGTGGCCTCGGCGGACGGCGTGGTGCTGGCGAGCCCCGCGTACCACGGCACGGTGTCCGGGCTCCTGAAGAACGCCCTGGACTACACCGAGGAGCTGCGCGGCGATCCCCGCCCGTACCTCTCGGAGCGGGCCGTCGGCTGCCTGTCCGTCGGGATGGGCTGGCAGGGCGCGGTGACCACGCTCGCCGCGCTCCGGGACATCGTGCACGCCCTGCGCGGCTGGACCACCCCGCTGGGCGTGGCGATCAACAGCGCGGCGGCAGGGTTCGGCGCCGACGGCGAGTGCTCCGACCCGCACATCCAGCAGCAGCTGACCGCGATGGCCGGCCAGGTCGTCGAGTTCGCGCAGGCGCGCCGGGCCCACCGGGCGCTGCGTGCGGACACGGTGCACGCCTGA
- a CDS encoding aspartate-semialdehyde dehydrogenase, with translation MPQVDDPAAPRIAVVGATGAVGGTLLELIEDRALPYRRLHLVASARSAGRTIRVDGRDQRVTALDRFAFGAVDAALFCAGEQVSREWVPVAVAQGALAIDSTSAFRMTPGTPLVVPQLNAAELGRRPAGGVIAVPGAAAVPVVRVLRDVERRWGIRRIVVSTYQGASGAGHGGIEELQDGSRTVLQDPQATVPSAQFSPPLAFNVLPGIGDVLEDGSTLQEREVADEVRKVLGLPGIEVTATCVRVPMVSGHGAAVWVQCRSAVDRAELVALLRALPEVVVHDPGGPTPAALGDPDQLHVGRIRVSATAPEGFWLWLATDNLRVGGALDAVRIVEELLARGTL, from the coding sequence ATGCCCCAGGTCGACGACCCCGCCGCCCCCCGCATCGCCGTCGTCGGAGCGACCGGCGCGGTGGGCGGAACCCTGCTCGAACTCATCGAGGACCGCGCTCTGCCGTACCGGCGCCTGCACCTGGTGGCCTCCGCCCGCTCGGCCGGCCGTACGATCCGCGTCGACGGCCGCGACCAGCGCGTCACCGCGCTCGACCGGTTCGCGTTCGGCGCGGTCGACGCCGCCCTGTTCTGCGCCGGCGAGCAGGTCAGCAGGGAGTGGGTCCCGGTCGCCGTCGCCCAGGGCGCCCTGGCCATCGACAGCACCTCCGCCTTCCGGATGACTCCGGGCACCCCCCTGGTCGTCCCGCAGCTCAACGCGGCCGAGCTGGGCCGCCGTCCGGCGGGCGGAGTGATCGCGGTGCCCGGCGCCGCCGCGGTGCCCGTGGTCCGCGTGCTGCGGGACGTGGAGCGCCGCTGGGGGATCCGCCGGATCGTCGTCAGTACGTACCAGGGCGCCTCGGGCGCCGGCCACGGCGGTATCGAGGAGCTCCAGGACGGCTCGCGCACGGTCCTGCAGGACCCGCAGGCCACCGTGCCCTCGGCGCAGTTCTCGCCCCCGCTGGCCTTCAACGTGCTGCCCGGCATCGGCGACGTCCTGGAGGACGGCTCGACCCTCCAGGAGCGGGAGGTGGCCGACGAGGTCCGTAAGGTCCTGGGGCTGCCCGGCATCGAGGTCACGGCGACCTGCGTCCGGGTCCCGATGGTCAGCGGGCACGGCGCGGCGGTGTGGGTGCAGTGCCGCTCGGCGGTGGACCGCGCCGAACTGGTGGCACTGCTGCGGGCGTTGCCCGAGGTCGTGGTCCACGACCCCGGCGGCCCGACCCCGGCGGCGCTGGGCGATCCGGACCAGCTCCACGTGGGGCGCATCCGGGTCTCGGCCACCGCCCCCGAGGGCTTCTGGCTGTGGCTGGCCACCGACAACCTCCGGGTGGGCGGCGCGCTGGACGCCGTACGGATAGTGGAGGAGCTGCTGGCCCGGGGCACCCTGTGA